In Gammaproteobacteria bacterium, the following proteins share a genomic window:
- a CDS encoding GH92 family glycosyl hydrolase, producing the protein MRTRIFHATSCFGVVILLAAVTLPAYAASAASQAYDSVNPFIGTGGGGHTFPGATVPFGMIQLSPDTAMPDFKHAYAWAAGYQYGDHSILGFSETHFSGSGHSDLGDVLLMPGVGKIEWDPGNPDKPGSGYRADFSHRTETAQPGYYAVTLATSGVRVELTAGRRVGWHRYTFPKDQTAHVLLDLRPSIYDYPGKVLWARLRVRADGTVTGYRETRGWAPGRQLYFAIRFSQPLKSHELVNREQNIVYQGFKGPAPDPTGVDAIAGKQLEGAFEFGKLTSPLLVKVAISTVSAANAIANLDADGQGWDFDARRAEARAAWIKALSAIDVEAPPDIEKSFYTAMYHALISPNVSMDVNGEYRGPDHAVHTAKGFTFYSSWSLWDVYRAEMPLMAFLQPPQRINDFADSLIAAQQESPFGILPVWAYEGLETWCMIGYHAVPVIANFYMQGFRGFDANAALQAMIASATYAPYGDLGDYMKFGYVPSDREPESVSKTLEYAFDDWTLARMAQAMGHKKIAAKFFKRAENWRNVFNPKTGFAQPRLANGKFREPFDPAAAGAGSGFTEGNSWQYSWYEPQDIGGLIHELGGDAGLVSKLDQVFDAKINPKVFAKLEDVTGLIGWYAHGNEPSHHIAYLYDYAGEPWKTQQRLAQIMNSQYAPTPTGLVGNDDLGQMSAWYIFTALGFYPVAPASNEYVIGRPFVRRATLHLPNGRQFTVIADNLDDAHPYVGAVSMNGKPLNRSYIREDEIMSGGVLRFVMQATPNKTWATSPASRPYSMRAY; encoded by the coding sequence ATGCGCACGCGCATTTTTCACGCCACTTCATGCTTCGGAGTCGTGATCCTGCTGGCCGCCGTCACGCTCCCGGCCTACGCCGCGTCCGCTGCCAGCCAGGCCTATGATTCCGTAAATCCATTCATCGGCACTGGTGGCGGCGGCCACACCTTCCCCGGCGCCACGGTGCCCTTCGGGATGATCCAGTTGAGTCCCGATACCGCGATGCCCGATTTCAAGCACGCTTATGCATGGGCGGCAGGTTATCAATACGGCGATCACAGCATCCTCGGTTTTTCCGAAACGCATTTTTCCGGCAGCGGCCATTCCGATCTCGGTGACGTGCTGTTGATGCCGGGCGTGGGCAAGATTGAATGGGACCCGGGTAACCCGGACAAGCCGGGCAGCGGCTACCGTGCGGATTTCAGCCACAGGACCGAGACCGCGCAACCCGGTTACTACGCGGTGACGCTCGCGACCAGCGGCGTACGCGTGGAACTTACCGCCGGCCGGCGCGTCGGCTGGCATCGTTACACCTTCCCGAAAGACCAAACCGCACACGTACTGCTGGACCTGCGCCCGAGTATCTACGATTACCCCGGCAAGGTGCTGTGGGCGCGGCTGCGGGTGCGCGCCGATGGCACCGTCACCGGCTACCGCGAAACGCGTGGCTGGGCGCCGGGGCGGCAATTGTATTTTGCGATCCGCTTCTCACAACCGCTCAAGTCCCACGAACTGGTGAATCGCGAACAAAATATCGTGTACCAGGGTTTCAAAGGGCCGGCGCCCGACCCGACGGGTGTGGATGCGATTGCAGGCAAACAGCTCGAAGGCGCGTTCGAGTTCGGCAAACTCACGAGTCCGCTGCTGGTAAAGGTGGCGATTTCCACCGTCAGCGCAGCCAACGCGATCGCGAACCTCGATGCCGACGGCCAAGGCTGGGACTTCGACGCACGCCGCGCCGAGGCGCGGGCGGCATGGATAAAGGCGCTTTCGGCGATTGACGTGGAGGCGCCGCCGGACATCGAGAAGAGTTTCTACACCGCGATGTACCACGCGCTGATCTCGCCCAATGTCTCGATGGACGTGAACGGCGAATACCGGGGCCCAGATCACGCGGTGCATACCGCCAAAGGATTTACCTTCTATTCGAGCTGGTCGCTGTGGGATGTGTATCGCGCGGAAATGCCTTTAATGGCGTTCCTGCAGCCGCCACAGCGCATCAACGATTTTGCGGACTCGCTGATCGCGGCACAACAGGAAAGCCCGTTCGGCATCCTGCCGGTGTGGGCCTACGAGGGCCTGGAAACCTGGTGCATGATCGGCTACCACGCGGTACCGGTGATCGCCAACTTCTACATGCAGGGTTTCCGCGGCTTCGACGCGAATGCCGCGTTGCAGGCAATGATCGCGAGCGCCACCTATGCGCCGTACGGCGATCTCGGCGACTACATGAAATTCGGTTACGTGCCCAGCGACCGCGAACCCGAGTCGGTTTCCAAGACACTGGAATACGCCTTCGACGACTGGACACTGGCGCGGATGGCGCAAGCCATGGGCCACAAGAAAATAGCGGCGAAGTTTTTCAAGCGCGCCGAAAACTGGCGCAACGTGTTCAATCCGAAGACCGGCTTCGCGCAGCCCCGGCTTGCGAATGGGAAATTCCGCGAACCCTTCGATCCCGCCGCCGCCGGTGCGGGCAGCGGTTTCACTGAAGGTAATTCGTGGCAGTACTCGTGGTACGAACCGCAGGATATCGGCGGTCTGATTCATGAACTCGGTGGTGACGCCGGACTGGTCTCCAAGCTGGATCAGGTGTTCGACGCCAAAATCAATCCCAAGGTCTTTGCCAAACTCGAGGACGTGACCGGGCTCATCGGCTGGTATGCGCACGGCAACGAACCCAGCCATCACATTGCGTACCTGTACGATTACGCGGGCGAGCCGTGGAAAACCCAGCAGCGTCTCGCGCAAATCATGAACAGCCAGTACGCACCGACACCGACGGGCCTGGTCGGCAACGACGACTTGGGGCAGATGTCGGCGTGGTACATCTTCACCGCCTTGGGTTTCTATCCCGTCGCACCCGCCAGCAACGAATACGTGATCGGCCGGCCGTTCGTACGGCGCGCCACGCTGCACCTGCCGAACGGTCGGCAATTTACCGTCATAGCCGACAACTTGGACGACGCGCACCCCTACGTGGGCGCGGTCAGTATGAACGGCAAACCGTTGAACCGCAGCTATATCCGCGAGGACGAAATCATGTCAGGCGGTGTGCTGCGCTTTGTAATGCAGGCGACGCCGAACAAAACTTGGGCGACCTCGCCTGCCAGCCGGCCTTATTCGATGAGGGCTTATTGA
- a CDS encoding sugar MFS transporter, whose protein sequence is MNKNRLAFGVVTAVFFMWGFITVLNDVLVPHLKSVFALDYTQIMLIQFTFFGAYFLMSLPAGKVVAVCGYKNSIIVGLCVAGLGALLFYPAAAMPSYGMFLGALFVLASGITLLQVAANPYVSLLGAPRGAPSRLNLSQAFNSLGTALAPKFGGLLLLSGAVLSSAALAKLSAPQQLAYQLQQARAVQGPYIGIAVALFVLALIVYLFHLPAVGIAENRSAEPEHPFRAALRHRHLLFGVPAIFLYVGAEVSIGSFMINYISLPGIGNMPEVRAAGFVSLYWGGAMIGRFIGSALLQRIDARKLLGIYACIAALLVVASMLSHDMTAVWSIVGIGLFNSIMFPNIFTLSIEGLGPLTSRGSSLLIMAIVGGAVIPELQGVLADHIGVHHAFLLPLLCYLYIVFYGFRGSKPDLKTSLATPAEPPAHA, encoded by the coding sequence ATGAACAAAAACCGCCTGGCATTCGGCGTAGTGACCGCCGTGTTCTTCATGTGGGGCTTCATCACAGTACTCAACGATGTGCTGGTGCCACACCTGAAATCGGTGTTCGCGCTCGATTACACCCAGATCATGCTGATCCAGTTCACATTCTTCGGTGCTTACTTTCTCATGTCGCTGCCCGCCGGCAAGGTCGTCGCGGTATGTGGTTACAAGAACAGCATCATCGTCGGCCTGTGCGTGGCGGGATTGGGCGCACTGCTGTTCTATCCGGCGGCGGCGATGCCTTCCTACGGCATGTTCCTTGGCGCGCTGTTCGTGCTGGCCAGCGGCATTACCTTATTGCAAGTGGCGGCCAACCCGTATGTGAGCCTGCTGGGTGCGCCGCGCGGTGCACCCAGCAGGCTCAACCTGTCGCAGGCATTTAATTCATTGGGTACGGCCCTGGCGCCCAAGTTTGGAGGCTTGCTGTTGTTGTCCGGCGCGGTGTTGAGCAGCGCGGCGCTTGCCAAACTCAGTGCTCCGCAGCAGCTGGCTTATCAATTACAGCAGGCGCGTGCGGTCCAGGGTCCGTACATCGGCATCGCCGTGGCTTTGTTCGTGCTCGCGCTGATTGTGTATCTGTTTCACCTGCCGGCGGTGGGTATCGCGGAAAATCGCAGTGCCGAGCCTGAACATCCATTCCGCGCCGCCTTGCGTCACCGGCATCTGCTGTTTGGTGTGCCGGCGATCTTCCTGTACGTCGGGGCGGAAGTTTCCATCGGCAGCTTCATGATCAATTACATTTCATTACCCGGCATCGGCAATATGCCGGAGGTCAGGGCGGCGGGTTTCGTTTCGCTCTACTGGGGCGGCGCGATGATCGGGCGATTCATCGGTTCGGCGCTGTTGCAACGCATTGACGCGCGCAAACTGCTGGGCATCTATGCTTGCATTGCCGCACTCCTGGTGGTTGCCAGCATGTTGAGTCATGACATGACGGCGGTATGGAGCATCGTCGGCATCGGCCTGTTCAATTCCATCATGTTTCCGAATATCTTCACGCTCAGCATCGAGGGTCTCGGCCCTCTGACCAGCCGCGGCTCGAGCTTGTTGATCATGGCCATCGTGGGCGGCGCGGTCATCCCGGAACTGCAGGGTGTTCTGGCTGACCATATCGGTGTGCATCATGCTTTCCTGCTCCCGCTGTTGTGTTATCTCTACATAGTGTTCTACGGCTTCCGGGGCTCGAAGCCTGATCTAAAGACATCGCTGGCCACACCGGCGGAGCCGCCTGCCCATGCCTAG
- a CDS encoding carbohydrate kinase — MPSVVCFGEALVDLLAEPSMESGAPQRFVRYAGGAPANVAVAVARLGTPAAFVGMLAEDSFGDFLLESLRAAGVSTEHVVRTRAAHTALAFVSLDAKGERQFSFYRPPAADLLFRSHHFHGACFAEAAVFHACSNSLTEAAIADVTLEGMRRAQTAGALVSFDMNLRLNLWPESTDPRPRIWQALHAAELVKLSAAELAFLAEPLGGEAAVFDKLWRGRTQWVWVTNAAAPIRHFTRSGSITLPAFAVQTVNATAAGDAFVGGMLSWLVRDKVSAAGLTDWLAGATRMQNALRFAAACGALAVTRHGAFESMPTLAEVQQFLAEHS; from the coding sequence ATGCCTAGCGTGGTGTGTTTTGGCGAAGCCCTGGTGGATTTGCTCGCCGAACCTTCCATGGAATCGGGCGCACCGCAGCGCTTCGTGCGCTACGCGGGCGGTGCGCCCGCTAATGTTGCGGTGGCGGTGGCCAGACTCGGTACACCGGCGGCCTTTGTGGGCATGTTGGCCGAAGATTCGTTCGGGGATTTCCTGCTGGAAAGTCTGCGGGCAGCGGGCGTATCCACCGAGCATGTGGTACGCACGCGCGCGGCCCATACCGCCCTGGCGTTCGTGTCGCTGGATGCGAAGGGCGAACGCCAGTTCAGCTTTTACCGACCACCGGCGGCGGACCTGTTGTTCCGCTCACACCATTTCCATGGCGCCTGTTTTGCCGAAGCTGCCGTATTTCACGCCTGCTCCAACAGCCTGACGGAAGCGGCGATTGCTGATGTCACCCTCGAGGGCATGCGGCGCGCACAAACGGCCGGGGCGTTGGTGAGCTTCGATATGAACCTGCGCCTGAACCTGTGGCCCGAAAGCACCGACCCGCGTCCGCGCATCTGGCAGGCCTTGCACGCTGCCGAACTGGTGAAACTGAGTGCCGCAGAGCTGGCATTCCTGGCTGAACCGCTGGGGGGCGAAGCCGCGGTGTTCGATAAACTGTGGCGCGGGCGCACTCAATGGGTGTGGGTCACCAACGCAGCGGCGCCGATAAGGCATTTCACGCGCTCCGGCAGCATCACTCTGCCGGCATTTGCCGTGCAGACCGTAAACGCCACAGCCGCGGGTGATGCGTTTGTAGGCGGAATGCTGAGCTGGCTGGTGCGAGATAAGGTGAGCGCCGCCGGGTTGACGGACTGGCTCGCGGGTGCGACGCGCATGCAAAACGCACTGCGTTTTGCCGCCGCCTGCGGCGCGCTTGCAGTCACGCGTCATGGAGCCTTTGAATCCATGCCGACGTTGGCCGAAGTGCAGCAATTCCTCGCGGAACATTCATGA
- a CDS encoding AGE family epimerase/isomerase: protein MSMQPDFHSPDFLRTHIASIMAFYHPRAIDPAGGFFHYFKDDGSVYDTHHRHLVSSTRFVFNYAMAYREFGNPAYLDAAIHGVRYLREVHRDARTGGYAWTLSDGRAEDRTNHCYGLAFVLLAYACAFRVDMPQSHGWMEETWKLLEKYFWDAQAGLYRDEADADWNFSNYRGQNANMHMCEAMLAAFEASSEARYLERACTLADHMTRRQARKAGGLVWEHHDENWNPDWEYNRDNPKHLFRPWGFQPGHQTEWAKLLLILERHRPEPWLLPRARELFDVALSRSWDHEFEGMYYGFDPEGKPCDTDKYFWVQAETLTAAALLAARTGEAQYWSWYGRIWSYAWRHFVDHEYGGWYRILDRENHKYSDEKSPAGKCDYHTMGACYEVLRVLRKL, encoded by the coding sequence ATGAGTATGCAGCCGGATTTCCATTCACCCGATTTTCTGCGCACACACATCGCCAGCATCATGGCCTTCTATCATCCCCGCGCCATAGATCCCGCCGGCGGATTTTTCCATTACTTCAAGGATGACGGCAGCGTGTATGACACGCATCATCGGCATCTGGTGAGCAGCACACGCTTTGTCTTCAACTATGCCATGGCGTACCGCGAATTCGGCAATCCGGCTTACCTCGATGCGGCAATCCATGGCGTGCGTTATCTGCGCGAGGTGCACCGCGACGCACGCACGGGCGGTTATGCCTGGACGCTCAGCGATGGCCGCGCGGAAGATCGCACCAATCATTGCTATGGGCTTGCTTTCGTGTTGCTGGCTTACGCCTGCGCGTTCAGGGTGGATATGCCGCAGTCCCACGGCTGGATGGAGGAAACCTGGAAGCTGCTGGAGAAATATTTCTGGGACGCTCAGGCCGGGCTGTACCGCGATGAAGCCGATGCAGACTGGAATTTCAGCAATTACCGCGGCCAGAATGCCAACATGCACATGTGTGAAGCGATGCTCGCAGCTTTCGAGGCCAGCTCGGAAGCGCGCTACCTGGAGCGTGCCTGCACGCTGGCCGACCACATGACACGCCGCCAGGCGCGCAAAGCCGGGGGGTTGGTGTGGGAGCACCATGATGAAAACTGGAACCCTGACTGGGAATACAACCGCGACAACCCCAAGCACCTGTTTCGCCCCTGGGGTTTTCAGCCTGGCCATCAGACGGAGTGGGCCAAGTTGCTGTTGATCCTGGAACGGCACCGGCCGGAGCCGTGGCTGCTGCCGCGCGCGCGTGAACTCTTCGATGTGGCCCTGAGCCGTTCCTGGGATCATGAATTCGAGGGCATGTACTACGGATTTGACCCCGAGGGCAAACCCTGCGACACCGACAAATACTTCTGGGTGCAAGCCGAAACTCTCACGGCGGCGGCGCTGCTTGCGGCGCGCACTGGCGAGGCGCAATACTGGAGCTGGTATGGCCGGATCTGGTCGTACGCGTGGCGCCATTTCGTGGATCATGAATACGGCGGCTGGTACCGAATCCTGGACCGCGAGAACCACAAATACAGCGATGAGAAAAGTCCCGCCGGCAAATGCGATTACCACACCATGGGCGCGTGCTATGAGGTGCTCAGGGTGTTGCGCAAGCTCTGA